AAGGGACCAAAATCCTGAGAAGGAGAAGAACCCAGAATTTCTTGTTCCCAGGCAGAGCCTTCATTCAGGCAGCATGGATACGCTTGCTCCGAATGTGAGAAAATACCGCGCAGGCCTGTtgagtatttattgaatacccaCAGCGTATGAAATGGAGTCCTACGAGGAAAGGAAAGGTTTCCACGAATATGATCGAAAAATGTGTCTCTCTGTGTAACACAGATATAATGTTCAGAGAAGTGTTTAATCCTGTTAGCCCAGGCACTAGACTCTGAAAATGTGATGTACAGTCGTTATGTGTAATTGCTACAGCAGTTCTGTAGAGTAAATAATTAAGACTGATTGGGGGATGATAAACACTTGAGATTGGTGTCGTTTGAACCACGCCTTCATGGCTGAAGaggttgtgtgtgtttgtgtttgtgtatgtaagtgaagaaaatagaaaataattcctGGGAGAGATGGCTCTTTGAAGGGACCTGGTAATTTGGTGTCGCTGGATAGTACAGTATGAAGCAGAAGAGTAGATTAGGAGAAAGTAGGTAGCAACCAAACTGTGTAGTGCTTTGAATTTGTGCTAAgggatttgttttatattttaggtatttacctggtaatatttttttaagtttatttatttattttgagagaaagagcaagcaggagaggggcagagagagagagaatcccaagcaggctctgaactgtcagtgcagagcccactgcagggctggagatcatgaatggtgagatcatgacctgagccaaaatcagaagtaggttgctaaaccgactgagccacccaggcacctccatctGGTGGTTTTTGAGCAGAAAAATTACaggatcagatttgtgttttacaagtataattttaggggtgcctggatggctcagtctcttaagcttcagactcttgattacagcttaggtcatgagctcacagtttgtgagtttgaggtctGCATGTGGCTCTCCCAGGagcttgcttgggtttctctttctccctctccccccccccccaccccccaaataaataaactttttaaaaaaagtataattttaatggCAGATGGACTAGGATGAACTAGGATATGCATGAAGCAAATGAGGAAAGATCAGAGATAAAGTAATTTGAAGGCTTTTGGCCAAGACATCGATAGGGCACTGGTAGCAAGGATAAGGAGATAGGTTGAACACAGATAAATTCAACAAGGTTTGGTGACTGGATGTGGTAGGCCAGTGGAGAAAAAGTCCAGGGTTACTAAGAAGtcaagaatacagaaaaaggtgggccacatggatggctcagtggttgagcttcaaactcttgatttcagctcaggtcatgatctcttcgtGGGAGCAAGCCCTgtatagggctctgcactgacaagtggggagcatgcttgggattctctctctctctctctctctctctctctctctctctctctcaataaataaataataatgaaaaaaaaaagaatacagaaaaaggaaattttagagggaaaggaaaatactGAGTTCAGTGTAGGATACAGATTAGAATACTCTATAGTATTCTAGTAGAAGCTGGAAATTCCAGTTTGGAGCCCAGGAGAGGTGTCAGGAGTCCTCAGCATATGACAATTTGGGAATAAatgggatttgctctctcctgTATTAGATGTCAGCTCCATGAAGAGTGGGACTTTGTTTAGTTCAGTGCTCTATCTCTAAGgtccagaacagtgcctggtgcacaaTAGGCCTTCCATAAATATCAACTTATTGGATGAAAAGAGAGTTTATAGACCAtcactgtccaatagaactttcatGGAAATATTCTGTAGCTCAGAGTGACCGTTAGCCACTTTTAAGTTGTTGAGCTAttgggcacttgaaatgtggctaagtGCAACTgaagaattgaatttttatttagttttaattaagtttaaataaCTATGTTGACTAATGGATACTGTATTGGATGATGTAGGCATAGACTGAAAAGATGGATAAACATGTAAGCAGGTGCAATACATACATCAGGGGCAAACATCAGAGCTAGAGGAGACTGGAAAAAAAACTATCAGAAAGGTGGGATGATAATAGGGTGAAAGTTAGATTAAAGAATTAGAGGGAGGAAAGTTTAACGAAATGTTATCATCAGTGAGTGGTGGGGAAAACTCAAGAAGAGGCCTAAAAGGAGGCAACTACATTTGGCAATTAACAAGTGTCTAATTCCTTAGCAATATCAGTTGaatggggaagggaggcaggtaATTAAAGAAGTTTAgaggtaaaaggaaaaagaagtcagacagTAGTCCAAGGGTCAAAAAGgattggggaaattttttttttttttttttttttttaggttagaAAAGCCAAGGTATAGCCCCAGGGAGTACAATTAACAGGTGGGGAGCACGGTTCCGGAGGGAATGGGATCAAGAACACTGGTGAAAGGGGCTTAGTCTGGGAGGAATTAGAACACACCAGGAGGAGGGTTTTTACAGGACGTGTTTGTTTTGCAATGCCACCATTGCCCAGGATTATCCGTGAGACTAAGAATAGTTATGTTTACCTTAGTCTCAATCACTGGGTTTTTGatatgtgtgtggtgtatatgcagaaagggaaagaggccGAAACACCTTTTGGAGGAGTTAGATGATAATGTAATCAGGCTGATAGGTGATTAGAACatcctaaagaataaaaatgttaggTATTAATGGTATTAATATGGTAGAATTAGAAACCTCATGAGGTATGGTACAGAAGCAATGAACTTTgtaatttctagaactttttcttctttcgtttttttctcttactggtatgtttgttttttggtggttaCTTTtggtttgtttagtttttgttgctgttgagagagagagtgagagtgagggagtggcagagggagatagagagaagagaatcttaagcaggctgcatgctcatgaactgtgagatcatgacctgagccgaaatcaagaggcaggacactcaaccaactgagccacccaggaacctggTATATGTCTGTTTTTAGATAAAGTTCAGAAAGTGAGAAGCTTTCTGTCATGATCTCTAGATGAGTATATTTTATACTACTTCTATTAGTTATGTTACTGTGGATAAGCAGGTTCTCTTTTAGatccttatttttctcatctttaaaatgaggctcatgccttttttaattttcatagcaACCATAATGGAAGTAAAGGGGTTAGCAAGTTATACAACACATAATAGGTCCTCTATATGTGGTTCCCATCTCCAGATAGTACCTGAATCTGGAATATAGGATATTTGGTTACTTTGCAACCTAGAAATGGGTGCAGAAAATCCTTCTAATTGTTGACATGGAggttatgtatataatttttacataattgaGTATTCACTTTGGAATCTAGTTGTTAGATTATGAAAGAGAAATCCTGATATGTAAGCCTCACGTAGTAACTAAATGATAGATGCATTCTGAGAAAATGTGGGTTCTgataagaatttaatttttttttctgactgtaaAAAGGCATCTAGAGCCATAAAGTACTATGTCAGTACAGCCCTGTCACCATTATTAGTCATACCAGTGAAAGAGGACTGAAACTAGGTACTGACAGCTTACACGTGTGACCCTCTTGCCTCTGGCCATTCTGTGTCACTCTCCTTTGATCCCTcaatgtttgtttcttaaatctgtaTTTCTGTGTTAAGTGACAGAAGCTTgaaacaaaaggccacatattgaaTGGTTTGATTTATAtgaatgtccagaataggcaaaatAGATTAGCAAATGCCAGGGACCTGGGGGTAGAGAAAACGGGAAGCAACTGCCAATAGTtacacaggtttctttttttttttgcatgcacaagcaggggagtggagcaaagggagagagagagaatcccaggcaggctccctgttcagcatggaacccagtgcagggctcaatcccatgaccctgagatcatgacctgagctgaaatcgaattGGAAGCTCagcaaactgagccactcaggagccccaagggATTGCTTTTTGAGGCAGTGAAAGTGTTCTGGGATTAGATAGTACTTATGGTTGTACAAACTTCTGGATATATTAAAaaaccactaaattgtacactttaaaaagatgaatttttataGTATGCAGTATCTCAAGAAATTTAACATCCCCTATggtatccttatttttaaattttttaaagattttattattttttttaatgtttatttatatttgagagagagagagagtgtgtgtgtgttagcaagggaggggcagaaagagatggagacagaatctgaagcaggctccaggctctgagctgtctgcacagagcctgaggtggccatgagatcaagaccaaGTCgtagtcaagacacttaactgagccacccaggcgctccaagattttatttttaagtaacctccgcacccagtgtggggcttgaacccacaacactgagatcaagaggcacgtgctgtaccaactgagtcagccagtcGCCccattctcatttaaaatatttgtgataaaGTATTTCCAAGACTGCCATCTATGCCATGTAGATTATCCGAGGGCACTTACAAATATGGTAGTCCCAtgtatttcaatatataaatggTTAGATGCTGTTCCActagaagaaactgatggttattTGTGCCTATACATGGAAGCATTCTTAATGTAACAGCCTCAACTGTAGACTGATACGGGTGTTTTATTGGTGATTCAAATACCATGAATAGCTTTGCTGAGGTAACaggaatttctaaaataaagaataaaggatGATCTTCCTTTGTTTTATATGATAGTTACACTTCTGGTAAATTCAGTGTATATTAGAActatgcaaaaaatattttgtgtccATGTGCATAATGAAGTTAGCTTCTGGTCTCAGTGATTGATGGTTTTTTAGGTACAATTATTTCCAGCGGGAAAATCTTTGCTTTGTAAGACTTTTAGCATTCCTTGCTTAGGTCTAGTAAATGTCAGCAGCACGCCTCACTCCAGGCCCATTGCTGTGACAACTAGGAACTTCTCTGAGGGGTTGGTACCATCcccattgagaaccactgcattatgaagacacaaataagcaCTATATTCCAGAGAAGGGATGAGTTATTCTTGGTTTCTTTACGTCCTTTAGACAGCgtgataaaatagaatatttccttTGTCTACAAGACTTAGGGGGAAGACAGAGGAACAGAGCTTTATGGTATCCCAAGAACTAGATACTCCTTGAGATTCAGAATGATTGTAACTGCTTTACCTGAATTCTTGAATCTTTTCTagtacaaagggaagaaaaaacagtACATTAAGATCCAAAatagtattttgctttttttctggatGACTTCataatggtttttaaatgttgcCACTTATTTACCTAAATCAAGGTGTTTTGTCTGATAAGCCTGTAATTTTTCACTGCTATAGtgataactttttttcctttcctttcagatgCTCTCCAAATCCTTGGTGATGGAATATTTGGCTCATCCTGGTGCACTTAGCTTGGCTGCCGGAGTTGCTTGTGGCATGTGCCTGGGTTGGGGCCTCCGTGTACGCTTTGGGATGACTCCCAAAAGCTCAGTGAGCAAGATAGACACAGAGACTGGAAGTGAAGCAAGCATCTTAGGAGAAAGTGGGGAGTACAAAATGATTCTTGTGGTTCGAAATGACTTGAAGATGGGAAAAGGGAAAGTAGCTGCCCAGTGCTCTCATGCTGCTGTTTCTGCCTACAAGCAAATTCAAAGAAGAAACCCTGAATTGCTCAAACAATGGGAATACTGTGGCCAGCCCAAAGTGGTGGTCAAAGCCCCTGATGAAGAAACTCTGGTTGAATTATTGACCCATGCAAAAATGCTAGGACTGACTGTAAGTTTGATCCAAGATGCTGGACGTACTCAAATTGCACCTGGTTCTAGAACTGTCCTGGGAATTGGGCCAGGACCAGCAGATCTAATTGACAAAGTCACTGGTCACCTAAAACTTTACTAGGTGGAATTTTGTATGATGATTGTCCCACCACAATGTGTTTTGAAACTGTCAAATTCTaacaataaaactgaaattctcCCCCTACCTTAAGTATTTTTGAGATCAAAATCAATCTGTTCCCATGTTTTTATCAGGTACTTGGCTCAGTTatcttggcttaaaaaaaaaaaaaaaaaaagtcaaatggtCCTGATGTTTCAAGTGATAGCTGgtgaaacaaaaaaatgtttgagaaactGGTCACAACCAAATTGGATTACAAGGGCGGGGGCGTTGGGGGGGGCAGCATTTCCTGTGCATGGTTACGTCCCTGTGTAATGGCTTTTCTTCCCCAAGACAACGCTGCTATACCCCATTGAAGGATCAGGGTTCAAGGTATTCTCATTGGATGCAAACTGCAGTTTGTTTTCCTGCCATCACTTTTTGGATGACTGATAGCCAACATTAATAGATCATGGTATAGCCCCACACAGCGGATTTACAGTCTAACCTTCTGGATTAACCCACCTGTGCAGTATTTCATGTTCATTTCCCTGACCCACACTGGCCAAAGATTTCTCAGTAGTGCTTCTACATCATAGCctataaaaaaattccttttacttCCCCACAACTTCCCTAATAGTGCAGGCATTGAAAAACTTGCAGAGTGACTTGTATGGACTTTGAAGGTAGTACTAGGCCCACACAAGAATCTACGGAAATGGTGAAGTGAATGTGGTGTGTCATCCAACATCCTACTGTTTCTTTACCTAGAACTTAAGGAACTAGATAGTTCAGTTATTTAAGGgcatctttatttcccttttgatatATGGTTATCATGACATAATTCCAATAGTTACTGTTTACACCACCTGCCCAGGATAGGAGGGAGGTTCCGGTTCCCAAAAGCAACATAGCTTTTTGAATGAAAGTCTTTTAGGGGGACCCTGATAGTATTTCTAAATTGAGTATATCCCAAAGAACTAATGATGCCAGAGAGAATTTTGGCAACAGGTGCATGTGAAGTAGCTCCAATTCTCCACGATTAACTTCAGTAATTAGCATTACTTAGCACTGAGCTTCAAACATCTGCAGCACGATAACACTTCAAGGTCTAAGGTCAGTGGAGTCTGGGTAAAACAATAAAGACTACTGCACTCAGTCACAGTTTGTACTATTTGGTCAGTTTTATAGAGTTTACACTGGCATATGACAGCACAGGAGAAACTGCATCTGTGAATGATGCCACAGTAGCAACTGCTTCTAAATAGAATGTTTACACTAGATTCAAAAGTGATGCAACAGCATGTAATTGAGGCAAAGAGAACTTAATCCTAAATGCACCATTCTGGCTCATGTAATTTCTGAGGCTTGCCTCAGAGACTGATGGCTCCAAGTTCAAAGACAGTGCATTCCCAACAGGATGGCCAGCTGACTCAAGTAACTCTAAGTCATGGTATATCTACCAGGATGAATAGTATACAAATTCTAATAATTCCAGAAATATATTATGCTTATTTCCTATTTCACCTGtacttagtatttattttatagggTGCTTAATCTTACAGTTCTCAAGGTATACTCTGCAAAGCCCATAGGGTCTTTAAGATACTTTCAAGGGGTCAGATATTTTCGTAAtgctaagactttttttttgctgtgttgaCATTTGCACGGATAACACAAAAGCAAAGGTGGATAAAACTTCTGGCATCTTTCACGAATCAAGGCAGGGGCACCCTACCTATACAAATAGTACTTCATTGCCCAatagtgtctctttctctctcacacacacacacacacacacacacacacacacacacagattcactTAATGTCCTTgataaagcagtaaaaaaaaaaaattattaaatttgacCCTTCACTACTTTCGTCTTAATATTCTAACACTGAACACTTCTGGTACACAATGAAGTATGAATGTTGTCctgagagggaaaaaatgtgTGGCTGAGTTGTGAGCTGAACTAGCAGCCTTGGTCATGGAAGAGTTTTACTTGTAAAAACTGACAAATTAAGTATCCAATTAGCCaatcattttaagaaaagcaaCAGACCGTATTCTGGAAAACTTCTATCTACCTCTCCTCCAAGTTTCCCAAAACCTAAGATTTTTCTGATGAGATCAGTGTTCCTCACAGATaggatttttaaagatatgtgtCAACATTTAGAAAACCTGTACAACTTAATGAATCTATTTTCCATATAACCAATGCATGAGGGTACAAATCATGCATAGATAAAAGATCTATTCAAACTAAAGACACAAATGGattttaatataatgttaaaGTTCAGTGTTacggtttcagattccacatttcAACTAACTACAAgtatctgaaaaggctattaaaatactttCCTAATTATACATCTTCGTGAGGCTGGACTTTcttcacatactttttaaaaaaagtagtaacAGTGAATGCAAACAGAATCCAGCAGTCTTCTGTGAAGAAAAACTTTGAAGAGACTTGTAAAAAACAGTGcaattccatttttctcatttaagaaatgaggctaatatataattgtttatgtTTACATGCAATGAGTTTAAtagttacatttaaataaatttttaaaatttgtttttacagaACATTCAAGCAGCCCTGCTTGGAGCTCATATCATTCTGTTGCTATTGTACTAATGTCTATGTTGAAATAGTTAACaaatatcagatttttttttttttttgtacaatgGCTATATTTGGATACTAGGGCAAAAGATCACTGAAGGTATGTTTACCTCCTGAGAGGTTTTCCATTactctcttctctcctgtttcAGTTACATTTAGACAATTGTAAGAATTCTTAATACTGTTTCCTGTTTTAAGTTACTTCTCCCAGACCATCATCCTATTCAGAGTAATGTCATGGAAGATcccttaaaataaagtttattaccAATTTGTTCTACcgcttatgtacaacacccactGCCAAGTCTTAAGGTAGGCATTTTGTGATTTAAACATACTCCTGCAAATAATTCTGGAAAGTACTCATCATGTTAATACACACAAGGGAACATATTCAGAGGTTCACAAAGTATAGGAAAGGTCCAGAAGAACACATCTCGACTGAAAAGGATTAAGCTCCCAAGGACCACTGCTATTCTCCCTGTTGATTTTGATTAACAAcgaaggcagggaggcagagatcCACAGCAGAAGCATAAGTACAGCTCAATGTTTTCACTATGACAAACCAAAACAGGAGAAGGGATTTTCTAGTTAATACTATAATTTTAGGGGTAGGATGATTAaaagtggggcagggcaggggttctatgtttaaaaaacaaaaaacaaaaaaacctgtgctGCTTATGGTCATTTGCCTGGTCGGTATGGAGAATTATAGGGCAATACAAGGCTAGGTTTGGTGGAGGACTGGGTTTAATCCTCTAACTCTTTTGAggattaaaaagtgaaatgaactTAAAGTAACATTCTCAGCCATGAACAAAAAGGGTTGAATTCAAACACTGGCTTAAAAAAACTCCACTTAAAAGTACTCATATTTTGGGGCCCTTTTCATGGTGAGGcacagtatgttaactacatGCTTATATACTTTGATCGCAAGTTGACAGAATACCCATATCTGTTCATTTAAGTGAAATGCTTAGGTAAAAACCCTGAAGTGCCACTTGGTTAAAATGATGGGAGACAGCCAAAATGTGGCCTACTACAGTGCTCTTAAGACTGCTGCATGTACCTTGTTAACCACAGGAATGTACATGATGTAACGCTGTGTATTTCCCTATCCCAATCCTCATTCTGCTTTTGCACTCACACCTCCCTGTACCGCCTCGATACCCAATATAAAACTACCACAACCACAGTTCTTTGGTTAAAATTTGAAAGGTATTTAATTAAAACTGCCATTCTACGTTATTTCCACAGtccagtaatttattttaaatttgagtaatttcaaattccacaaacaaaactgaagaacaGCAATATTTTGTTTGAATTCTCTCTTCTGTACACTCAGTGATCTAAAACACCACAATATCCAACATACACAAACCTCAGGGAAGGGTTAGTAAATACACACAGATTGGAATCATGGTGCTCTTTGTTCCTGAATGGAATGGTCCCACAGAAAAAGCACAGGATACAGCACAACATAAGGGCACCTGTTACATATGAAGTGAGCAAAAACACACTAGCATTTTCTATATGCGTAATGAGGAAACCTGCATAGGTTAGAGGGCCTTTTATGCTCATTTAAAAGTCAGGCAATTTGTCTGTAatgcatttttcaaataatttggagAGCACTGCTATCCAGTGTAGGATGTGCTGATTAGTGTTGTCTTTGTTGGCATTGACAGTCTTACATGGTCACATACCAATACTTTTGCTGTAGCTTTTGAGTAAGagatttaaatgcattttagacAATACATATCATAAGCTGTTTACATACACTAAATTTAAGAGATTCAATattagaggttttttttctttaaacactaCAGAGTGCAAATCAGGTTCTTCACAACAGATTGAGTATTAAGCAGTTCTTCAAAGaatgagggggaagaaaaaaagcccaactgaataaacattgaaactattcccctttgaaaataaattctaaaatgatGCGGAATGTGAAATAAGCTTTTAACACAGGTGATCCGAGTTTATagttagaaacaaaaagtagTCCTTCATGAAATAAAGGTTACAAGAACATGTGCCTGTTTTCCCATTATAAACTGAGAAGCGGGTAGAGACGATGTTTCAGTACGAAAATAGGCGACTACAGGATCAGCTTTCTGTCTCACATGCTGTACCCAAAGCCAGGCTGTGGCTGCCCATAGGGTGGTGCAGTATAACCATAGCCAAAAGGTGCCTGGGGAGGGACTGCAACACTGGGTCCTGCTGTCAGCATCAACTGGGGCTgacctaaagaagaaaaacaagaaagggtAGGGGGTGGAAGGGCAGGAGGTGGGACAAATTGTTAGCAGTGTAGACTATCATACTCTAATCTCCCCTACTCTAAGAACATAATCAAAACTTAGAATGAGTTTTGTGGTGGTACTTTTGACTGTCACAATTTTGGCATCACACCCACCCTAAGAAGGGTTCTGCCTAAAAAGCCAAACAATTCAGGGCAGAGGGCAGAACAGTGACAGTAATTATGttacctcattttatttaaaaccataTGCACAGGCATGCTTGACATGAATGGGCAAGACATCTGCCAATACACTTATCACCACATGGTACTCACACATGTTTGGTGAAATAAGCACAGGAAAGCTTAACTTTTTAATGATGTGGTTTTAacacaaataaagttttaaaattagatttaaatttctgatttaaacaatataaatggtaatgaaatgaaatggtaaTCTAATGGATATCTAGGAAAGAATCTAGTACtagttaagagaaaaacaaaaacaagacacataTGCTTACGTATGAATACATCAGAACATAAATCTGTTTCAAATACTGTATTAGCACTcgtacttcattaaaaaaaattttcaggggcgcctgggtagctctgtcagttaagtgtccaactttggctcagatcttatggtctgtgtgttcaagccctgcaatcaGGCCCTGCgctaacagtgcaaagcctgcttgggattctgtctctcccccacttggaaacacactctctctcaaaataaagaaataaacttaaaaaatttttaagtaaactccaccCACAAtggtagggctcaaactcatgaccccgagatcaagaggtgcatgctctaccccgactgaaccagccaggcaccccaacactcaACTACAAATAGTAGTTGATCACATACAGAAAATGACCTATAGAGAAACCtggtttatttaaaaggaaaaaaaacaatgtaacacCTCTATCCACTCCCTTGCAAAAGAAGTAATCTTAatctcccactagaatgtaaacctAGTGCAAAGTTTCTCTCAGACAGGTGACCTCAAGTCTCTCTTTTTTGTGAACAACCAGAATTTGTTTTGTGAGCAAATTCTTTTTGGAAACCAGCAGtttataaaaatcacttttaactTTGATACTGAAATTTTCCACTGCCTAGAAGGACTCTCCATTTAAACACCCTGAAGGCAAGCCAAATTCAATAGGTGCTCCCAAAATATTACCCCCACCCTATTGTTGCTCCTACTGTTCCCTATCTGAAATATGTCAAACATCTTGCTCCCATCTTTTAACCTACTTTAATCATCTTTAATCTACTTTTAAGTTTATCTTCTCCAACTTTATCAAAACTATGCAGTCCTCCAAATTCCCGAAGTCTTTTTTATCTACAATAAAAAGGagatgggggggcgcctgggtggctcagtcagttaagtgtctgttgatcttagctcaggccttgattgtgagttcaagcccagtgctgggctccacactgggtgtaaagcctactttaaaaagtaagtaagtaagtaagtaattaAAAGGAGACAATGTCCTAATATGTTTGTCTATTATC
The sequence above is drawn from the Lynx canadensis isolate LIC74 chromosome E1, mLynCan4.pri.v2, whole genome shotgun sequence genome and encodes:
- the PTRH2 gene encoding peptidyl-tRNA hydrolase 2, mitochondrial; protein product: MLSKSLVMEYLAHPGALSLAAGVACGMCLGWGLRVRFGMTPKSSVSKIDTETGSEASILGESGEYKMILVVRNDLKMGKGKVAAQCSHAAVSAYKQIQRRNPELLKQWEYCGQPKVVVKAPDEETLVELLTHAKMLGLTVSLIQDAGRTQIAPGSRTVLGIGPGPADLIDKVTGHLKLY